In one Vulgatibacter incomptus genomic region, the following are encoded:
- a CDS encoding GGDEF domain-containing protein, giving the protein MFDDDHETTVIRVPGQAEQQETGAGGAGCLVVIYGQGLGRLIPLDGHVLGIGRDPANRVVVEQESVSRRHCEIRVRDGQAFLQDLGSTNGTYLNDSEIHPPREELLRSGDLLKVGGTIFKYLGAGSVEASYHEEIYRMAIVDGLTEVNNRRYLLEFLDREMARCNRHDRPLSLLVFDLDHFKQINDTHGHLAGDAVLRELSLSVKRLMRKEELLARFGGDEFVVVLPESTAEQARAFSQRLLTLVGSLRIVFEKREIPVSISIGIASMSPRFTEPALFIEEADANLLAAKRYGRGRAIG; this is encoded by the coding sequence ATGTTCGACGACGATCACGAGACGACGGTCATCCGCGTCCCCGGGCAAGCGGAGCAACAGGAGACCGGTGCGGGCGGCGCGGGGTGTCTCGTCGTGATCTACGGCCAGGGCCTGGGGAGGCTGATCCCTCTCGACGGTCACGTGCTCGGCATCGGTCGGGATCCTGCGAACCGCGTGGTGGTCGAGCAGGAGAGCGTCTCGCGCAGGCACTGCGAGATCCGGGTCCGCGACGGCCAGGCCTTCCTGCAGGACCTGGGTTCGACCAACGGCACGTACCTGAACGACTCGGAGATCCACCCTCCCCGGGAGGAGCTCCTCCGCAGCGGCGACCTGCTCAAGGTCGGTGGCACGATCTTCAAGTACCTCGGCGCCGGGAGTGTCGAGGCCTCGTACCACGAGGAGATCTACCGGATGGCCATCGTCGATGGCCTCACCGAGGTGAACAACCGGCGCTATCTCCTCGAGTTCCTCGACCGCGAGATGGCGCGGTGCAACCGGCACGATCGCCCGCTCTCGCTGCTGGTCTTCGATCTGGACCACTTCAAGCAGATCAACGACACCCACGGCCACCTGGCCGGCGACGCCGTGTTGCGGGAGCTCTCGCTCTCCGTGAAGAGGCTCATGCGGAAGGAGGAGCTCCTCGCGCGCTTCGGCGGCGACGAGTTCGTGGTGGTCCTGCCCGAGAGCACCGCCGAGCAGGCCCGCGCCTTCTCGCAACGGCTCCTCACGCTCGTGGGCTCCCTGCGGATCGTCTTCGAGAAGCGGGAGATCCCGGTTTCCATCTCCATCGGCATCGCGTCCATGTCGCCGCGGTTCACGGAGCCGGCGCTCTTCATCGAGGAGGCCGACGCCAACCTCCTCGCGGCGAAGCGCTACGGTCGAGGCCGCGCGATCGGCTGA
- a CDS encoding glycoside hydrolase family 57 protein produces the protein MDRVEVAFLWHMHQPPYRDPESGSYVLPWVRLHATRGYLDMAAIHERFPGVSATVNFSPVLLEQLEDYASGRANDRFLELSARPPQDLALEERAFLLRTFFMVSWEQGVRPIPRYRELLHRRGLELEGVDLREVSRAFSVDDLRDLQVLFNLAWMGFAARERDDTVRELLRKGRDFSESDKQALLEAQRRLVGSVIPAWQKVASGGMVEISATPYFHPILPLLCDSDAAKVALPDAPLPPRLRAPEDAREQVRRARDQVSTIFGAPPAGMWPAEGSVSPEALEVFAASGVRWLASDEEVLLRSLPAGANREKSLYRPWRVRAGDGEVAMVFRDRGLSDAIGFRYARSPAKDAVSGFLGDLSRIADARPAGEELPLVSVILDGENPWEYFPDSGRDFLMELYSRLEAREAGVVSTSIGRRIARGVPADRLERIHSGSWIEGSYRIWIGQPESNAAWALLGEARAALQEARERLAPHERIAAAEEQLLAAEASDWFWWYDEDFVTETKAEFDRLFRTRIQATFRALDRPIPAAALSPIGDGSATAGEPLSTLRGPSGFIHPVLDGEVSSWKEWLGAGIFEASQARQSAMHQRAGVFTSLRFGFDLDTLYLRVDPMWDERAHSTMDGLRIDLQVDKRDLDLRCRLTEGALLPYSEELGRHVGKGFFHTVVELAVPFAELGLEPGQRISMAVRGTRGEVEVERIPLEGWIVLDVPDESFELRMWKV, from the coding sequence ATGGATCGCGTAGAGGTCGCCTTCCTCTGGCACATGCACCAGCCGCCCTATCGCGACCCCGAGAGCGGGAGCTACGTGCTGCCGTGGGTACGGCTCCACGCCACCCGCGGCTACCTCGACATGGCGGCGATCCACGAGCGCTTCCCCGGCGTGTCGGCCACCGTGAACTTCTCGCCCGTGCTCCTCGAGCAGCTCGAGGACTACGCCTCGGGCCGCGCGAACGATCGCTTCCTGGAGCTCTCCGCGAGGCCCCCGCAGGATCTCGCCCTCGAGGAGCGCGCCTTCCTCCTCCGGACGTTCTTCATGGTGAGCTGGGAGCAGGGCGTGCGCCCGATCCCGCGGTACCGCGAGCTCCTCCATCGCCGCGGCCTCGAGCTCGAGGGCGTCGACCTGCGGGAGGTGTCGAGAGCGTTCAGCGTCGACGACCTTCGCGACCTGCAGGTGCTCTTCAACCTCGCGTGGATGGGCTTCGCTGCCCGTGAGCGTGACGACACCGTCCGCGAGCTCCTCCGCAAAGGGAGGGACTTCAGCGAGAGCGACAAGCAGGCGCTCCTCGAGGCCCAGCGCCGCCTGGTCGGCTCGGTGATCCCCGCCTGGCAAAAGGTCGCCTCCGGCGGCATGGTGGAGATCTCCGCCACCCCCTACTTCCACCCGATCCTCCCGCTCCTCTGCGACTCGGACGCGGCGAAGGTCGCGCTGCCGGATGCGCCGCTGCCGCCGAGGCTTCGCGCGCCCGAGGATGCGCGGGAGCAGGTGAGGCGTGCACGCGACCAGGTCTCGACGATCTTCGGCGCGCCGCCGGCGGGGATGTGGCCCGCCGAGGGGAGCGTGTCGCCCGAGGCCCTCGAGGTCTTCGCCGCCTCCGGCGTGCGCTGGCTCGCGTCGGACGAGGAGGTCCTCCTCCGCTCGCTGCCGGCCGGCGCAAACCGTGAAAAATCCCTCTACAGGCCGTGGAGGGTGCGCGCCGGCGACGGCGAGGTGGCGATGGTCTTTCGCGATCGGGGCCTCTCCGACGCCATCGGCTTCCGCTACGCGCGCAGCCCGGCGAAGGACGCGGTCTCGGGCTTCCTCGGGGACCTCTCCCGCATCGCGGACGCCAGGCCGGCGGGAGAGGAGCTTCCGCTCGTTTCGGTGATCCTCGACGGCGAGAACCCGTGGGAGTACTTCCCCGACTCGGGCCGCGACTTCCTAATGGAGCTCTACTCGCGCCTCGAGGCGAGGGAAGCCGGCGTGGTCTCCACCTCGATCGGGCGGCGGATCGCCCGCGGCGTCCCGGCGGACCGCCTGGAGCGGATCCATTCGGGCTCGTGGATCGAGGGGAGCTACCGGATCTGGATCGGCCAGCCGGAGTCCAACGCGGCTTGGGCGCTCCTCGGCGAGGCCCGCGCCGCGCTCCAGGAGGCGCGGGAGCGGCTTGCGCCCCACGAGCGGATCGCCGCTGCGGAGGAGCAGCTCCTCGCCGCCGAGGCCTCCGACTGGTTCTGGTGGTACGACGAGGACTTCGTGACCGAGACGAAGGCGGAGTTCGACCGCCTCTTCCGAACCCGGATCCAGGCCACGTTCCGCGCGCTCGATCGGCCGATCCCCGCCGCCGCGCTCAGCCCGATCGGGGACGGCTCCGCCACGGCGGGCGAGCCCCTCTCGACGCTGCGGGGGCCGAGTGGTTTCATCCATCCAGTCCTCGACGGCGAGGTCTCGAGCTGGAAGGAGTGGCTCGGCGCCGGGATCTTCGAGGCCTCCCAGGCCAGGCAGAGCGCGATGCACCAACGGGCGGGGGTGTTCACGAGCCTGCGCTTCGGCTTCGACCTGGACACGCTCTATCTGCGCGTGGACCCGATGTGGGATGAGAGAGCACATTCAACCATGGACGGGCTCCGCATCGACCTGCAGGTGGACAAACGAGACCTCGACCTCCGATGCCGGCTCACCGAGGGAGCGCTCTTGCCGTATAGTGAGGAGTTGGGACGCCATGTGGGAAAGGGGTTTTTCCACACGGTGGTGGAGTTGGCGGTTCCGTTCGCCGAGCTGGGGCTCGAGCCGGGGCAGCGGATCTCCATGGCGGTGAGGGGGACCCGCGGCGAGGTAGAGGTCGAGCGAATCCCGCTGGAGGGGTGGATCGTGCTGGACGTGCCCGACGAGAGCTTCGAGCTGCGCATGTGGAAGGTCTAG
- a CDS encoding galactose-1-phosphate uridylyltransferase, which translates to MSELRRDPISGSWVVLSRERGLRPSDFTPRFSKTEASFCPFCPGSEDATPPELLALRAPDAPADVGRWTVRAFPNRFPALRVEGELERTAEGPYDRVSGIGAHEVIVETVRHDETLADLGLPALGEVLWAWRERILDLGRDLRLAHVQIFKNHGPEAGATILHEHSQVIALPVVPRDVALEREEQQAWFGRKERCLTCDIVRHERRDGERLVFENARYAVLCPWAPLSPFVLWIVPKGHSSHFEAIERHELESLAEALRLALRKLDKALERPAYNFALHSGPLRGAASPSLHWRLEVAPTLTVPGGFERGTGSWLNSTPPEEAAAFLRKVRE; encoded by the coding sequence GTGTCCGAGCTGCGCAGGGATCCCATCTCCGGAAGCTGGGTGGTCTTGTCCCGCGAGCGGGGCTTGCGGCCCAGCGACTTCACGCCGCGCTTCTCGAAGACGGAGGCCTCCTTCTGCCCCTTCTGCCCGGGTAGCGAAGACGCGACCCCGCCCGAGCTCCTCGCCCTCCGTGCGCCGGACGCGCCGGCCGACGTCGGTCGCTGGACCGTGCGGGCGTTTCCCAACCGCTTTCCCGCGCTTCGCGTGGAGGGTGAGCTCGAGCGGACCGCAGAGGGGCCCTACGATCGCGTGAGCGGGATCGGCGCCCACGAGGTGATCGTGGAGACGGTGCGCCACGACGAGACGCTGGCCGACCTCGGCCTCCCCGCGCTCGGCGAAGTGCTCTGGGCTTGGCGCGAACGGATCCTCGATCTCGGCCGGGACCTGCGGCTCGCCCACGTCCAGATCTTCAAGAACCACGGGCCCGAGGCGGGCGCCACCATCCTCCACGAGCACAGCCAGGTGATCGCGCTCCCCGTGGTGCCGAGGGACGTGGCGCTCGAGCGCGAGGAGCAGCAGGCCTGGTTCGGCCGCAAGGAGCGCTGCCTCACCTGCGATATCGTCCGCCACGAGCGGAGGGATGGCGAGCGCCTCGTCTTCGAGAACGCCCGCTACGCGGTGCTCTGCCCCTGGGCCCCGCTCAGCCCCTTCGTGCTCTGGATCGTCCCCAAGGGACACTCGTCGCACTTCGAGGCCATCGAGCGCCACGAGCTCGAGTCGTTGGCGGAGGCGCTGCGGCTCGCCCTTCGCAAGCTCGACAAGGCTCTGGAGCGCCCCGCCTACAACTTCGCCCTGCACTCCGGCCCGCTGAGGGGAGCGGCATCGCCGAGCCTCCACTGGCGCCTCGAGGTGGCTCCCACGCTCACGGTGCCCGGCGGCTTCGAGCGCGGCACCGGGAGCTGGCTCAACTCCACGCCTCCCGAGGAGGCCGCCGCCTTCCTGCGCAAGGTTCGGGAATGA
- a CDS encoding alpha-2-macroglobulin family protein, with the protein MGNLGDPGETADASPIDVRVDFSSLALFAPRVRTDASGRATAPVKLPDNLTRYRVMTVASAGANFFGSSEATITARLPLMVRPSAPRFLNFGDAFDLSVVIQNQTDAPVDADVVVRATNATIRDGAKRVTVPASDRVEVRFPASTRRAGKARFQFGVAAPGFADASQLELPVYTPATTEAFATYGEMDAGAIAQPVKLPEGVFTEYGGLEISTSSTQLQALTDAVLYLVKYPFDCNEQVASRVIAIAALRDVLSAFQAGGLPSPKELRASMEDDLERLARAQDSSGGWGFWPGQKETWPYLSVHVAHALVRAKEKGYALPPDTLGPAMAYLRKIDSHIPAWYGPAARRSIVAYALYVRGRIDDADPAQARRLIEEAGGVEKLPLEALGWIWPTLSGDSEGAEIRRHIGNRVTETAGAAHFVSSYGDKDWVLLHSDHRADGVLLEALIGDQPRSTLIPKLVKGLLGDRKAGRWTNTQENAFVLLALDRYFSTYEKVTPDFVARVWLGDRCAGQHAFRGRTTEQSELRVPMSWLAENAADTQALTIGKDGPGRLYFRIGMQYAPTDLRPIPLDRGFVVSRAYEGADRSDDVRRDADGTWRVRLGARVRVRVSMVAPARRHHVALVDPLPAGFEPLNPALAVTGEVPKDPKGERDAETGGGWWRWLWTRTWYEHQNLRDDRAEAFASRLYEGVWDYTYVATATTPGTFVVPPPKAEEMYAPETFGRGAGDCVIIE; encoded by the coding sequence TTGGGCAACCTGGGCGACCCGGGTGAGACCGCCGACGCCTCACCGATCGACGTGCGCGTAGACTTCTCCTCGCTCGCGCTCTTCGCGCCTCGGGTGCGGACCGACGCGAGCGGCCGCGCCACAGCGCCGGTGAAGCTGCCCGACAACCTCACCCGCTACCGGGTGATGACGGTCGCCTCCGCTGGGGCCAACTTCTTCGGCTCGAGCGAGGCGACGATTACGGCGCGGCTGCCGCTGATGGTCAGGCCGAGCGCGCCGCGCTTCCTCAACTTCGGCGACGCGTTCGATCTCTCCGTGGTGATCCAGAACCAGACCGACGCGCCGGTGGACGCAGACGTGGTGGTGCGCGCGACGAACGCCACGATCCGCGACGGCGCCAAGCGCGTGACGGTGCCCGCGAGCGATCGTGTCGAGGTCCGCTTCCCCGCATCGACGCGGAGGGCGGGCAAGGCGCGCTTCCAGTTCGGCGTCGCTGCGCCGGGCTTCGCCGACGCGAGCCAGCTCGAATTGCCCGTCTACACGCCTGCGACGACGGAGGCCTTCGCGACCTACGGAGAAATGGACGCAGGAGCGATCGCCCAGCCGGTGAAGCTGCCGGAGGGGGTGTTCACGGAGTACGGCGGCCTCGAGATCTCGACCAGCTCGACGCAGCTCCAGGCCCTCACCGACGCCGTGCTCTACTTGGTGAAGTATCCGTTCGACTGCAACGAGCAGGTGGCCTCGCGCGTGATCGCGATCGCCGCCCTGCGCGACGTTCTTTCGGCGTTCCAGGCGGGGGGCCTGCCCTCGCCCAAGGAGCTGCGGGCCTCGATGGAGGACGATCTCGAGCGCCTGGCCCGCGCCCAGGACAGCAGCGGAGGCTGGGGCTTCTGGCCGGGCCAGAAGGAGACGTGGCCGTATCTCTCGGTCCATGTCGCCCACGCGCTCGTCCGCGCGAAGGAGAAGGGCTACGCGCTGCCTCCCGACACGCTCGGGCCCGCGATGGCCTACCTGCGCAAGATCGATTCTCACATCCCTGCCTGGTATGGGCCGGCGGCTCGCCGATCGATCGTCGCCTACGCGCTCTACGTGCGCGGGCGAATCGACGACGCCGATCCCGCGCAGGCCAGGCGGCTGATCGAGGAGGCAGGCGGCGTGGAGAAGCTGCCACTCGAGGCGCTGGGCTGGATCTGGCCCACGCTCTCCGGCGACAGCGAGGGCGCGGAGATCCGCCGCCACATCGGCAACCGGGTCACCGAGACCGCCGGCGCCGCCCATTTCGTCTCCAGCTATGGCGACAAGGACTGGGTGCTCCTCCACTCCGATCACCGCGCAGACGGCGTGCTGCTCGAGGCGCTCATCGGCGATCAGCCGCGCTCGACGCTGATCCCGAAGCTCGTCAAGGGGTTGCTCGGGGATCGCAAGGCGGGCCGCTGGACGAACACCCAGGAGAACGCCTTCGTCCTCCTCGCGCTCGACCGCTACTTCTCCACGTACGAGAAGGTGACGCCCGACTTCGTCGCGCGGGTGTGGCTCGGCGATCGCTGCGCTGGCCAGCACGCCTTCCGTGGCCGGACCACCGAGCAGAGCGAGCTCCGCGTCCCCATGTCGTGGCTCGCGGAAAACGCGGCGGACACGCAGGCGCTCACTATCGGCAAGGATGGCCCCGGCCGCCTCTACTTCCGAATCGGCATGCAATACGCGCCGACGGACCTGAGGCCGATTCCGCTCGATCGTGGCTTCGTGGTCTCGCGCGCCTACGAGGGCGCCGATCGCTCCGACGACGTGAGGCGCGACGCGGACGGCACCTGGCGGGTCCGGCTCGGCGCGAGGGTGCGGGTGCGCGTGTCCATGGTCGCGCCGGCGCGTCGGCACCACGTGGCGCTCGTCGATCCGCTGCCAGCGGGCTTCGAGCCGCTGAACCCGGCGCTCGCCGTCACCGGCGAGGTCCCGAAGGATCCAAAAGGCGAGAGGGACGCCGAGACGGGGGGAGGTTGGTGGCGCTGGCTCTGGACGCGAACGTGGTACGAGCACCAGAACCTGCGCGACGATCGCGCGGAGGCCTTCGCCTCCCGCCTCTACGAGGGCGTCTGGGACTACACCTACGTCGCGACCGCGACCACGCCCGGCACTTTCGTCGTGCCTCCTCCCAAGGCCGAGGAGATGTACGCCCCCGAGACCTTCGGCCGCGGAGCGGGAGATTGCGTGATCATCGAGTAG
- the glgC gene encoding glucose-1-phosphate adenylyltransferase, with product MSRTLALILAGGEGRRLEPLTRDRAKPAVPFGSRYRIIDFALSNFANSGVLKIKVLTQYKSDSLNRHITRGWRLAAMLDNYVETVPAQMRTGPEWFKGSADAVYQNLNLITDEEPDFVFVFGADHVYRMDVRQMLHFHRETGADCTVAAIPMPVADAPSFGVIEMEPNGRMVGFQEKPKVEAAKTMPSDPTRILASMGNYIFTTDALVREIVRDAGRESAHDFGKSIISEMYKHSRVFVYDFAQNSVPGQGPKERGYWRDVGEIETYYRSNLDLVEVDPVFNLYNDRWPIFTAQHNYPPAKFVFADRESERVGMATDSLISEGCILSGGSVHRCVLSPQVRINSYSQVEESILFERVDIGRRCRIRKAIIDKNVEIPPGTVIGYDPQEDRRRFHVTSDGIVVIPKGMRIEGQR from the coding sequence ATGTCGAGGACACTCGCGCTGATACTTGCGGGCGGCGAAGGACGCCGCCTGGAGCCGCTCACCCGTGATCGGGCGAAGCCGGCGGTTCCGTTCGGCAGCCGCTACCGCATCATCGATTTCGCCCTGTCCAACTTCGCGAACTCGGGCGTGCTCAAGATCAAGGTGCTCACCCAGTACAAGTCCGATTCACTGAACCGGCACATCACGCGCGGCTGGCGACTGGCGGCGATGCTCGACAACTACGTGGAGACGGTGCCGGCCCAGATGCGGACGGGGCCGGAGTGGTTCAAGGGCTCCGCCGACGCGGTCTACCAGAACCTCAACCTGATCACCGACGAAGAGCCGGACTTCGTCTTCGTCTTCGGCGCCGATCACGTCTACCGGATGGACGTGAGGCAGATGCTCCACTTCCACCGGGAGACAGGGGCGGACTGCACCGTTGCTGCGATCCCGATGCCGGTCGCGGACGCGCCGAGCTTCGGCGTGATCGAGATGGAGCCGAACGGGCGCATGGTCGGCTTCCAGGAGAAGCCGAAGGTCGAGGCCGCCAAGACCATGCCGAGCGATCCCACGCGGATCCTCGCCTCGATGGGGAACTACATCTTCACCACCGACGCGCTGGTGCGCGAGATCGTCCGGGACGCCGGACGCGAATCCGCGCACGACTTCGGCAAGTCGATCATCTCGGAGATGTACAAGCACTCCCGCGTCTTCGTGTACGACTTCGCCCAGAACTCGGTGCCCGGCCAGGGCCCGAAGGAGCGGGGCTACTGGCGCGACGTCGGGGAGATCGAGACCTACTACCGCTCGAACCTGGACCTGGTGGAAGTGGATCCGGTCTTCAACCTCTACAACGACCGCTGGCCGATCTTCACCGCGCAGCACAACTATCCGCCGGCGAAGTTCGTCTTCGCCGATCGCGAGAGCGAGCGGGTGGGCATGGCCACTGACTCCCTGATCTCGGAGGGCTGCATCCTCTCCGGCGGGAGCGTGCACCGCTGCGTGCTCTCGCCCCAGGTCCGGATCAACTCCTACTCCCAGGTGGAGGAGTCGATCCTCTTCGAGAGGGTGGACATCGGCAGGCGCTGCCGGATCCGCAAGGCGATCATCGACAAGAACGTGGAGATCCCGCCGGGGACCGTGATCGGCTACGACCCGCAGGAGGATCGCCGCCGGTTCCACGTCACCTCCGACGGGATCGTGGTGATCCCGAAGGGCATGCGGATCGAGGGGCAGCGATGA
- a CDS encoding ATP-dependent helicase, producing the protein MAFDPSKLPSLLNPEQLRAATHTGGPLLVLAGAGSGKTRVITYRIANLVIAHGIEPWRILAVTFTNKAAGEMKERLEKLLGPTAHEAWISTFHATGARILRRDGAAIGIPSGFVIYDDSDQLAEMKRVMKSMGVDPKLVDPRKVLHRIDDAKNHGRSPDDLAKRPGYDELSRLTPELYRRYQKSLAAAGAVDFGDLLSRLVELFEKAPDVLQKYRNRFRHVLVDEFQDTNRVQYRLLQMLAGDGRGLCVVGDDDQAIYRWRGADVTNLLSFPQDFAGAEVVKLEQNYRSTQTILDAAHAVIAHNPTRMDKRLWTEESGGAPLELVVARDERDEAQQVADRVRAALRDGVDAAEVAVFYRTNAQSRVIEEAFRLGRIPYAVVRGRSFYDRAEVKDLASYLRLAVNPLSSADALRVINKPARGIGDTTVGRIEAAAEEWGVGIVDACRQSAQIPGLNASAQGKARSFAQLVGKLALEAANGSAGAAAEAALKLSGLEDAYLAEGSDEAVDRLDNLRELVGAAKEWDQTWTPPIDPDEPEAEGPTPLAAFLEQLALLGDADEKIAGPKVALMTLHASKGLEFERVFLTGMEETVFPHSRALGDEGGIEEVAEERRLCYVGFTRAKRRLVLSLARSRVLFGNLRFNEASRFLGEVPRELFGIKGAAKPSRQTGVHVVYDDARGEPEIDLGDDDGFEDRYQVDYSFDQRPAPRQPEIRRAVVRAPAPDTGAPFRIGMPARHPSFGVGMVEGIDGDKVAVRFPGVGVKRVVARFLQAV; encoded by the coding sequence ATGGCGTTCGATCCCTCCAAGCTTCCGTCGCTGCTGAACCCTGAGCAGCTCCGCGCCGCCACGCACACTGGCGGCCCGCTCCTCGTGCTGGCAGGCGCAGGTTCGGGCAAGACCCGCGTGATCACCTACCGGATCGCGAACCTCGTGATCGCCCACGGCATCGAGCCGTGGCGGATCCTGGCGGTGACCTTCACCAACAAGGCCGCCGGCGAGATGAAGGAGCGCCTCGAGAAGCTCCTGGGGCCCACGGCACACGAGGCCTGGATCTCGACCTTCCACGCCACCGGCGCGCGGATCCTGCGCCGGGACGGCGCGGCCATCGGGATCCCCAGCGGCTTCGTGATCTACGACGACTCCGATCAGCTCGCCGAGATGAAGCGGGTGATGAAGTCGATGGGCGTGGATCCGAAGCTCGTGGATCCGCGCAAGGTGCTCCACCGGATCGACGACGCGAAGAACCACGGCCGCTCGCCGGACGACCTCGCGAAGCGGCCGGGCTACGACGAGCTCTCGCGCCTGACGCCCGAGCTCTACCGCCGCTACCAGAAGTCCCTCGCCGCCGCCGGCGCCGTGGACTTCGGCGACCTGCTATCGCGGCTCGTGGAGCTCTTCGAGAAGGCGCCGGACGTCCTGCAGAAGTACCGGAACCGCTTCCGGCACGTGCTGGTGGACGAGTTCCAGGACACCAACCGCGTGCAGTATCGCCTGCTGCAGATGCTGGCGGGCGACGGGCGCGGCCTCTGCGTGGTGGGCGACGACGACCAGGCGATCTACCGCTGGCGCGGCGCGGACGTCACGAACCTGCTCTCCTTCCCCCAGGACTTCGCCGGGGCCGAGGTGGTGAAGCTCGAGCAGAACTACCGCTCGACCCAGACGATCCTCGACGCCGCCCACGCGGTGATCGCCCACAACCCGACGCGGATGGACAAGCGCCTCTGGACGGAGGAGAGCGGCGGCGCGCCCCTCGAGCTCGTGGTCGCCCGGGACGAGAGGGACGAGGCGCAGCAGGTGGCCGACCGGGTGCGCGCGGCGCTGCGCGACGGCGTCGACGCCGCCGAGGTCGCGGTCTTCTACCGGACCAACGCCCAGAGCCGCGTGATCGAGGAGGCCTTCCGCCTCGGCCGGATCCCGTACGCGGTGGTTCGGGGACGATCCTTCTACGACCGCGCCGAGGTGAAGGACCTCGCCTCCTACCTGCGGCTCGCGGTGAACCCCCTCTCGAGCGCGGACGCCCTTCGCGTGATCAACAAGCCGGCCCGGGGCATCGGCGACACCACCGTGGGCCGGATCGAGGCGGCGGCGGAGGAGTGGGGCGTCGGGATCGTGGACGCGTGCCGGCAGTCGGCGCAGATCCCCGGGCTGAACGCCTCGGCGCAGGGCAAGGCCCGCTCGTTCGCGCAGCTCGTGGGCAAGCTCGCCCTCGAGGCGGCCAACGGATCCGCCGGTGCAGCTGCCGAGGCGGCCCTGAAGCTCTCCGGCCTCGAGGATGCGTACCTGGCCGAGGGGAGCGACGAGGCCGTCGATCGCCTGGACAACCTCCGCGAGCTCGTGGGCGCGGCCAAGGAGTGGGACCAGACCTGGACGCCGCCGATCGACCCGGACGAACCCGAGGCCGAGGGGCCGACGCCGCTCGCCGCCTTCCTGGAGCAGCTCGCCCTCCTGGGCGACGCCGACGAGAAGATCGCCGGCCCGAAGGTGGCGCTGATGACGCTCCACGCGTCAAAGGGCCTGGAGTTCGAGCGGGTCTTCCTCACCGGAATGGAGGAGACCGTCTTCCCCCACTCGCGGGCGCTGGGCGACGAGGGCGGCATCGAGGAGGTCGCCGAGGAGCGGCGCCTCTGCTACGTCGGCTTCACACGGGCCAAGCGCCGCCTGGTGCTCTCGCTGGCCCGCAGCCGCGTGCTCTTCGGCAACCTGCGCTTCAACGAGGCCTCGCGCTTCCTGGGCGAGGTGCCGAGGGAGCTCTTCGGCATCAAGGGGGCGGCCAAGCCTTCGCGGCAGACGGGGGTCCACGTCGTCTACGACGACGCTCGGGGCGAGCCCGAGATCGACCTCGGCGACGACGACGGCTTCGAAGACCGCTACCAGGTCGACTACTCCTTCGATCAGCGGCCTGCCCCTCGGCAGCCCGAGATCCGCAGGGCGGTCGTCCGGGCTCCCGCTCCCGACACAGGCGCCCCGTTCCGGATCGGGATGCCGGCCCGTCATCCCAGCTTCGGCGTCGGCATGGTGGAGGGGATCGACGGCGACAAGGTCGCCGTGCGGTTCCCGGGGGTCGGGGTGAAGCGGGTCGTGGCCCGCTTCCTCCAGGCGGTGTGA
- a CDS encoding cyclic nucleotide-binding/CBS domain-containing protein, which produces MRCRDVMWKGPITLAPEETAQDAVRKLKSADVAAIPVTDETGRYLGMVTERGLVRDVMAEGLDPKLTRVTLILDRGVPSCEPDDPVAVALKRMDEARSRWIAVLESDRVVGLIGTRDIRQAAREVDAHELHALTDAALLH; this is translated from the coding sequence ATGCGATGCCGAGACGTGATGTGGAAGGGCCCGATCACCCTGGCGCCGGAGGAGACGGCGCAGGACGCCGTCCGAAAGCTGAAGAGCGCCGACGTCGCCGCGATCCCGGTGACCGACGAGACCGGCCGCTACCTGGGCATGGTCACCGAGCGGGGGCTCGTCCGCGACGTGATGGCCGAGGGCCTCGACCCGAAGCTCACCCGCGTCACGCTCATCCTCGATCGCGGCGTCCCCTCGTGCGAGCCGGACGATCCGGTCGCGGTAGCGCTGAAGCGGATGGACGAGGCGCGCTCGAGGTGGATCGCCGTGCTCGAGTCGGATCGGGTGGTCGGCCTCATCGGCACTCGCGACATCCGTCAGGCGGCGCGCGAAGTGGACGCCCACGAGCTCCACGCCCTCACCGACGCGGCGCTGCTCCACTGA
- a CDS encoding DUF523 domain-containing protein — protein MEKILISACLLGQRVRFDGAAAQVEDELLTRWIEEGRLVAICPEVSGGLPVPRPSAELRGGSGADALDGRSLVVTASNTDVSEHFLAGARAALELAQRHRIRVAVLKDRSPSCGSLQIYDGSFTRTRIGGEGVTAALLRRSGIRVFSEAELPAAAAALAELESALSGAAPRR, from the coding sequence TTGGAGAAGATCTTGATCAGCGCGTGCCTGCTCGGGCAGCGGGTCCGCTTCGACGGGGCCGCCGCGCAGGTCGAGGACGAGCTCCTCACGCGCTGGATCGAGGAGGGGCGGCTGGTGGCGATCTGCCCGGAGGTGTCGGGCGGGCTTCCAGTGCCCAGGCCCTCGGCGGAGCTCCGCGGAGGCTCGGGCGCCGACGCGCTGGACGGTCGCTCACTCGTAGTGACCGCATCGAACACGGACGTTTCGGAGCATTTTCTGGCGGGAGCCCGGGCGGCCCTGGAGCTCGCCCAGCGCCACCGGATCCGGGTCGCCGTGCTCAAGGATCGCAGCCCGTCCTGCGGGAGCCTGCAGATCTACGACGGGAGCTTCACCCGTACCCGAATCGGTGGAGAGGGCGTCACCGCTGCGCTCCTGCGCCGCAGCGGGATCCGGGTGTTCAGCGAGGCGGAGCTTCCCGCCGCCGCGGCAGCCCTCGCCGAGCTGGAATCGGCTCTCAGTGGAGCAGCGCCGCGTCGGTGA